In Streptomyces durocortorensis, a genomic segment contains:
- a CDS encoding YkvA family protein, which produces MDTTAWLVVAAVAALITLVLAAVLLVRVFKARKLLVDSGIPLRSKALVWAAVIYTVSPVDLLPDPVYLDDIGFLLVALRSLHSAASAAGVRTGQRAEAPTGTPVEMKTL; this is translated from the coding sequence ATGGACACAACCGCTTGGCTCGTTGTCGCCGCCGTGGCCGCGCTGATCACCCTGGTTCTGGCCGCCGTGCTCCTGGTGCGCGTCTTCAAGGCCAGGAAACTCCTGGTGGACTCCGGGATTCCGCTGCGCAGCAAGGCGCTCGTCTGGGCGGCCGTGATCTACACGGTGTCGCCCGTCGACCTGCTGCCGGACCCCGTCTACCTCGATGACATCGGATTCCTGCTGGTCGCCCTGCGCTCCCTGCACTCGGCCGCGTCGGCCGCCGGAGTGCGTACGGGCCAGCGGGCGGAGGCGCCGACGGGCACCCCGGTGGAGATGAAGACCCTCTAG
- a CDS encoding PP2C family protein-serine/threonine phosphatase, giving the protein MVELRRAQWIPVGVIVLAAVLDLATPTDVTSAPLLMAAPVAAAPLLSLPGIIAIGALSMAVHAALAWINGTFGWHRGVANQLTLLAVTVLAVLIHRALEGQTARTRRARQVAAVAQSAVLPRPPSRLGELRIAARYVPAEDEAMIGGDLYVVQDTPHGVRVMVGDVRGKGLGAVSAVCADLGAFRYAADEAEDLPRLVASLERALLREGGRRGGHERDEGFTTALIAEFSVGLDTVRVINRGHPPPVLLDAGGRAAVLEPSEEAPPLGMSALGAWSAPVDTFSFPPGATLICYTDGVTEARDESGVFYDAAVRLPHLVRHRALTGDPATPAQILHLMIEDVGRHTGGRIQDDQALLALHRPLGVHG; this is encoded by the coding sequence GTGGTGGAGCTGCGCAGAGCCCAGTGGATCCCGGTGGGGGTCATCGTGCTGGCCGCCGTGCTGGACCTGGCCACTCCGACGGACGTCACCTCCGCGCCGCTGCTGATGGCCGCGCCCGTCGCCGCCGCACCGCTCCTGAGCCTGCCCGGCATCATCGCGATCGGCGCCCTGTCCATGGCCGTCCACGCGGCCCTCGCCTGGATCAACGGCACCTTCGGCTGGCACCGGGGCGTCGCCAACCAGCTCACCCTTCTGGCCGTAACCGTGCTGGCCGTCCTCATCCACCGCGCCCTGGAGGGCCAGACCGCTCGGACCCGCCGTGCCCGGCAGGTCGCCGCCGTGGCCCAGAGCGCCGTCCTGCCCAGGCCCCCGTCACGGCTCGGCGAGCTCAGGATCGCCGCCCGGTACGTGCCCGCCGAGGACGAGGCCATGATCGGCGGCGACCTCTACGTCGTCCAGGACACCCCGCACGGGGTGCGCGTGATGGTCGGGGACGTACGGGGCAAGGGCCTGGGCGCGGTGAGCGCGGTCTGCGCGGACCTGGGCGCCTTCCGTTACGCCGCGGACGAGGCCGAGGACCTGCCCCGCCTGGTGGCCTCCCTGGAACGGGCCCTGCTGCGCGAGGGCGGCCGTCGCGGCGGCCACGAGCGGGACGAGGGGTTCACGACGGCCCTGATCGCCGAGTTCTCCGTCGGCCTCGACACCGTACGGGTCATCAACCGCGGGCACCCGCCCCCGGTGCTGCTGGACGCCGGGGGCCGGGCCGCCGTCCTGGAACCGTCCGAGGAGGCGCCCCCGCTCGGCATGAGCGCCCTGGGCGCCTGGTCGGCCCCGGTCGACACGTTCTCCTTTCCACCCGGCGCCACCCTCATCTGCTACACCGACGGGGTCACCGAGGCCCGCGACGAGTCCGGGGTCTTCTACGACGCGGCCGTGCGCCTGCCCCATCTCGTACGTCACCGGGCGCTGACCGGTGATCCGGCCACCCCGGCGCAGATCCTCCACCTCATGATCGAGGACGTGGGACGGCACACCGGCGGCCGGATCCAGGACGATCAGGCGCTCCTCGCCCTGCACCGGCCCCTGGGCGTGCATGGATGA
- a CDS encoding helix-turn-helix domain-containing protein translates to MRARSGPTVEHRVLAVRLRLLRERAGISLRAAAEALDAHPATVRRIERAETGLDARQVSELLRCYGVPPAVAEPMMAKLADANLPGWWHRWRDAMDAWQQEVIGVESSASLVRTWHPALVPELLRTPAYAAALHRTQYPDDPPARLERRVELLRERRRRMRERGADLWALFPAAALHTRVGGPETMAGQRAALAEAMRERHITVQVVPMDHPPHPLTGMPPLHLLRVPAPEIGDQAVLETPGVRVDVVDDPETVMAHRIRLDAACAAAPRPGTPLPE, encoded by the coding sequence ATGCGAGCCCGCTCCGGTCCCACCGTGGAGCACCGCGTACTGGCGGTCCGCCTCCGGCTGCTGCGGGAACGCGCCGGGATCAGTCTCCGGGCCGCCGCGGAGGCACTGGATGCCCACCCCGCCACCGTCCGGCGGATCGAACGGGCCGAGACCGGACTCGACGCCCGGCAGGTCAGCGAACTGCTGCGCTGCTACGGAGTCCCGCCCGCTGTCGCCGAGCCCATGATGGCCAAACTCGCCGACGCGAACCTGCCCGGCTGGTGGCACCGCTGGCGGGACGCGATGGACGCCTGGCAGCAGGAGGTCATCGGCGTGGAGTCCTCGGCCAGTCTCGTGCGGACCTGGCACCCGGCGCTCGTGCCCGAGCTGCTGCGCACCCCCGCGTACGCCGCCGCGCTCCACCGCACGCAGTATCCGGACGACCCCCCGGCCCGGCTGGAGCGCCGCGTCGAACTGCTGCGGGAGCGGCGCCGGCGGATGCGTGAGCGCGGAGCCGACCTGTGGGCCCTGTTCCCGGCCGCGGCCCTGCACACCCGGGTCGGCGGACCGGAGACGATGGCCGGGCAGCGGGCGGCGCTGGCCGAGGCGATGCGGGAGCGGCACATCACTGTCCAGGTGGTGCCCATGGACCACCCGCCGCACCCCCTGACCGGCATGCCGCCGCTTCACCTGCTGCGGGTCCCCGCCCCCGAGATCGGCGACCAGGCCGTCCTGGAGACCCCCGGCGTCCGGGTCGACGTCGTCGACGACCCCGAGACCGTGATGGCCCACCGCATCCGGCTGGACGCCGCGTGCGCCGCCGCGCCCCGTCCCGGGACTCCGCTGCCGGAGTGA
- a CDS encoding ATP-binding protein produces MRAWGEPADRVEAAALIVTELVTNAVQHTSTRRIRCRLLRSPGGVRLCVWNRGRARIPSPACPDDSVELLRASARETGGLGADDAIDCLSEDGRGLLLVDALAARWGTRAALAGRLVWADL; encoded by the coding sequence ATGCGCGCGTGGGGAGAACCCGCCGACCGCGTCGAGGCGGCCGCTCTCATCGTGACGGAACTGGTCACCAACGCCGTGCAGCACACCAGCACCCGGCGGATCCGCTGTCGCCTCCTGCGCTCGCCCGGCGGGGTACGCCTGTGCGTGTGGAACCGCGGCCGGGCCCGTATCCCCTCCCCCGCCTGTCCTGACGACTCGGTGGAGCTGCTGAGGGCCTCGGCCCGGGAGACCGGCGGCCTCGGCGCCGATGATGCGATCGACTGCCTGTCCGAGGACGGCAGGGGCCTGCTGCTCGTCGACGCGCTGGCGGCCCGCTGGGGCACCCGCGCCGCACTGGCGGGCCGACTCGTCTGGGCCGACCTCTGA
- a CDS encoding ribonuclease H family protein — protein sequence MNECIIAACDGASKGNPGPAAWAWVVADAEGTPVRWEAGPLGTATNNVAELTALAELLESVDPAVRVEVRMDSQYAMNAVTKWLPGWKRNGWKTSGGKPVANRELVTRIDALLAERSVTFRYVPAHQVDGDPLNALADQAASEAAVAQRPAGTAHGETALPVPAPARSTKAKGRTEDSGAAGASRGGRSTGTIKARFAGRCHCGKPYAAKEPIAKNPNGWGHPECRTAPA from the coding sequence ATGAACGAGTGCATCATCGCCGCCTGTGACGGGGCGTCCAAGGGCAATCCGGGACCGGCCGCCTGGGCGTGGGTCGTGGCTGACGCGGAGGGGACCCCCGTGCGCTGGGAGGCCGGACCGCTCGGCACCGCGACGAACAACGTCGCCGAGCTGACCGCGCTGGCCGAGTTGCTGGAATCCGTCGATCCGGCGGTGCGCGTCGAGGTGCGGATGGACTCGCAGTACGCGATGAACGCCGTGACCAAGTGGCTGCCGGGCTGGAAGCGCAACGGCTGGAAGACCTCCGGCGGGAAGCCCGTCGCCAATCGTGAGCTGGTCACCCGGATCGACGCCCTGCTCGCCGAGCGCTCGGTGACCTTCCGCTATGTCCCCGCCCATCAGGTGGACGGGGATCCGCTCAACGCGCTCGCCGACCAGGCCGCGAGCGAGGCCGCGGTGGCCCAGCGCCCGGCTGGCACGGCGCACGGCGAGACGGCTCTGCCGGTGCCCGCTCCCGCACGGTCGACGAAGGCGAAGGGGCGTACGGAAGACTCCGGCGCGGCGGGCGCTTCGCGGGGCGGGCGGTCCACCGGCACGATCAAGGCGCGGTTCGCGGGCCGGTGCCACTGCGGAAAGCCGTACGCGGCCAAGGAGCCCATCGCGAAGAACCCGAACGGCTGGGGACACCCGGAGTGCCGTACGGCCCCTGCCTGA
- a CDS encoding ABC transporter ATP-binding protein → MDMEVTAWHSLHSAINAQEDRRPFSRATLRRILVFARPHRRRIRRFLLLSVVTALLAVATPVLAGRVVDAIVKGEETGTVIRLALLIALIAVLEAGLALLTRWLSATLGEGLILDLRTAVFDHVQKMPVAFFTRARTGALVSRLNNDVIGAQRAFSNTLSGVVSNLVTLLLTLAVMLTLSWQITLLSLVLLPVFVVPARRMGARMAGLEREAAGHNAAMGTQMTERFSAPGATLVKLFGRPSDESAEFAARADRVRDIGVRTAMVQSAFITALTLVSALALALVYGLGGFYALRGSLEAGAVVALALLLTRLYAPLTALAGARVEVMSALVSFERVFEILDLKPLIEQKPDARPVPEGPVSVEFDRVSFGYPSAEKVSLASLEEVAALDDRGGTPVLHEVSFRAEPGQMIALVGSSGAGKSTIAQLLPRLYDADAGAVRLNGVDVRDLSADSIRDTLGMVTQDGHLFHESVRANLLLARPDASEDEIWDALRRSRLDGLIASLPDGLDTVVGERGYRLSGGERQRLTIARLLLARQRVMILDEATAHLDSTSEAAVQEALTEALAGRTAVVIAHRLSTVRAADRILVVEAGRIVENGTHTELLAAGGRYEELYRTQFDRPSADGEDEIREIEPVR, encoded by the coding sequence ATGGACATGGAAGTCACGGCTTGGCACTCGCTGCACAGTGCGATCAACGCCCAGGAGGACCGCCGGCCATTCTCCCGGGCCACCTTGCGCCGCATCCTGGTCTTCGCACGCCCCCACCGGCGGCGCATCCGCCGGTTCCTGCTGCTCAGCGTCGTGACCGCGCTGCTCGCCGTGGCCACACCGGTCCTCGCCGGCCGGGTTGTCGACGCGATCGTCAAGGGTGAGGAGACCGGGACGGTCATCCGGCTCGCCCTGCTCATCGCGCTGATCGCGGTGCTCGAAGCCGGGCTGGCGCTGCTCACACGCTGGTTGTCGGCGACGCTGGGCGAGGGTCTGATCCTGGACCTGCGCACCGCCGTGTTCGACCACGTCCAGAAGATGCCGGTGGCCTTCTTCACCCGGGCCCGGACCGGCGCCCTGGTCAGCAGGCTCAACAACGATGTGATCGGCGCCCAGCGCGCGTTCAGCAACACGCTCTCCGGGGTCGTCTCCAACCTCGTCACCCTGCTGCTGACGCTCGCCGTGATGCTCACGCTCTCCTGGCAGATCACCCTGCTCTCGCTAGTCCTGCTCCCCGTCTTCGTCGTGCCCGCCCGCCGGATGGGAGCCCGGATGGCCGGGCTGGAGCGGGAGGCCGCGGGCCACAACGCCGCGATGGGCACGCAGATGACGGAGCGGTTCTCCGCCCCCGGCGCGACCCTCGTCAAGCTGTTCGGGCGGCCGTCCGACGAGTCCGCGGAGTTCGCCGCCCGCGCCGACCGGGTCCGGGACATCGGTGTCCGTACGGCGATGGTCCAGTCGGCGTTCATCACCGCGCTGACCCTGGTATCGGCCCTGGCCCTGGCGCTCGTGTACGGGCTCGGCGGCTTCTACGCCCTGCGCGGCAGCCTGGAGGCGGGGGCCGTCGTGGCACTGGCCCTGCTGCTGACCCGGCTGTACGCGCCGCTCACCGCGCTCGCCGGGGCGCGGGTCGAGGTGATGAGCGCGCTCGTCAGCTTCGAGCGGGTCTTCGAGATCCTGGACCTGAAGCCGCTGATCGAGCAGAAGCCGGACGCCCGTCCGGTGCCCGAGGGTCCGGTCTCCGTGGAGTTCGACCGGGTCTCCTTCGGCTACCCCTCCGCCGAGAAGGTCTCCCTCGCCTCCCTGGAGGAGGTCGCCGCACTCGACGACCGGGGCGGCACACCGGTCCTGCACGAGGTGTCCTTCCGCGCCGAACCGGGCCAGATGATCGCCCTGGTGGGCTCGTCCGGTGCGGGCAAGTCGACGATCGCGCAGCTGCTGCCCCGGCTGTACGACGCGGATGCCGGTGCCGTACGGCTGAACGGTGTCGACGTACGGGACCTGAGCGCCGATTCGATCCGGGACACGCTCGGCATGGTCACCCAGGACGGGCACCTGTTCCACGAGTCCGTACGCGCCAATCTGCTGCTCGCCCGGCCCGACGCCTCCGAGGACGAGATCTGGGACGCCCTGCGCCGCTCCCGGCTCGATGGTCTGATCGCCTCGCTGCCGGACGGTCTGGACACGGTGGTGGGCGAGCGCGGCTACCGGCTCTCCGGCGGTGAGCGTCAGCGGCTCACCATCGCCCGGCTGCTGCTGGCCCGCCAGCGCGTCATGATCCTCGACGAAGCGACCGCGCACCTCGACTCCACCTCGGAGGCCGCCGTGCAGGAGGCCCTGACCGAGGCGCTGGCGGGCCGGACCGCCGTGGTGATCGCCCACCGGCTCTCGACCGTGCGGGCGGCCGACCGCATCCTGGTCGTGGAGGCGGGCCGGATCGTGGAGAACGGCACGCACACCGAACTGCTGGCGGCGGGCGGGCGGTACGAGGAGCTGTACCGCACCCAGTTCGATCGGCCGTCGGCGGACGGGGAGGACGAGATCCGGGAGATCGAGCCGGTCCGCTGA
- a CDS encoding class I SAM-dependent methyltransferase, producing the protein MGDSHGLPDAHDGRGRPAAAVFDALGAEYERAFASSTAHRASLDRLLADLAPGSRVLDVGSGTGRPTAQTLAEAGHRVLGVDVSPVMTALAARQVPGAEFRCADIRELPLPEGEFDAACVYFSLLQMSRGEQGELLERLTRSLRVGGVLVAATVPVDVADADAVFMGQPVRVSSFGAEEFTALLTRSGLIVEWERSALFTPEHPAGEPEPHLFLHGRRI; encoded by the coding sequence ATGGGTGACAGCCACGGACTCCCGGACGCGCACGACGGCCGGGGGCGTCCGGCCGCGGCGGTGTTCGACGCGCTGGGGGCGGAGTACGAGCGGGCCTTCGCCTCCTCCACGGCTCACCGCGCCTCGCTGGACCGCCTGCTGGCGGACCTCGCGCCGGGCAGCCGCGTACTGGACGTGGGCAGCGGTACGGGCCGTCCCACCGCGCAGACCCTGGCGGAGGCGGGGCACCGGGTGCTGGGCGTCGATGTGTCGCCGGTGATGACGGCTCTCGCGGCCCGACAGGTGCCGGGGGCCGAGTTCCGGTGTGCCGACATCCGCGAACTACCGCTGCCCGAGGGAGAGTTCGACGCCGCCTGCGTCTATTTCTCGCTGCTGCAGATGTCTCGCGGCGAGCAGGGCGAGCTGCTGGAGCGGCTCACCCGGTCACTGCGGGTCGGCGGGGTGCTGGTGGCCGCCACGGTCCCGGTGGACGTGGCGGATGCCGACGCGGTGTTCATGGGGCAGCCGGTCCGGGTCTCCAGCTTCGGGGCCGAGGAGTTCACCGCACTGCTGACACGGTCGGGTCTCATCGTGGAATGGGAGCGGAGCGCGCTGTTCACCCCGGAGCATCCGGCGGGCGAACCCGAGCCGCACCTGTTTCTGCACGGCCGCCGTATCTGA
- a CDS encoding carbonic anhydrase yields the protein MQSLVEHARTFTEHVAANAKDFALLADGQTPEALFITCSDSRVVPSLFTGARPGQLFELRTAGNIVPPYPERDRPTGEAATIEYALRMLQVRDIIVCGHSHCGAVGAVFRGDDLSAMPAVRHWLERSSDGRAPTAHSGDLPGAIQAHALAQLDTLRGYPAVRERLAERTLGLHAWYYEVHTGSVSVHRPEHGPSFARL from the coding sequence ATGCAGTCCCTCGTAGAACACGCCCGGACTTTCACCGAGCACGTCGCCGCGAACGCAAAGGATTTCGCCCTGCTCGCGGACGGCCAGACCCCCGAAGCCCTCTTCATCACCTGCTCGGACTCCCGGGTCGTCCCCTCACTGTTCACCGGCGCCCGCCCGGGGCAGCTCTTCGAACTCCGTACGGCGGGCAATATCGTTCCGCCCTATCCCGAACGGGACCGGCCCACCGGCGAGGCCGCGACCATCGAGTACGCGCTGCGCATGCTCCAGGTGCGCGACATCATCGTCTGCGGGCACTCCCACTGCGGCGCGGTGGGCGCCGTGTTCCGGGGCGACGACCTCTCCGCCATGCCCGCCGTCCGCCATTGGCTGGAGCGCTCCTCGGACGGCAGGGCCCCCACCGCCCACTCCGGCGATCTGCCCGGGGCGATCCAGGCACACGCCCTCGCCCAGCTCGACACCCTGCGGGGCTATCCCGCGGTGCGGGAGCGGCTCGCCGAGCGCACCCTCGGTCTGCACGCCTGGTACTACGAGGTGCACACCGGCTCCGTCAGCGTGCACCGACCGGAGCACGGGCCCTCGTTCGCCCGCCTCTGA
- a CDS encoding SulP family inorganic anion transporter: MISAKELKNPQVVRRDLLASIVVFLVALPLCVGVAVASGVPAELGLVTGIVGGLVVGLMPGSKLQVSGPAAGLTVLVYEAVKEFGLGTLGPIVLAAGLLQVVLGAARFGRWFRAISVSVVQGMLAGIGLVIVLGQLYALADTEQPGSGLSNLAGLPGLAVEIATDGEALTAFGLGAGTIAVLLVWPKLPAAVRVVPAPLAAVGLATAAAYLAGLRPLVADVNGLLHAIELPGGAEFGRLAEVAVIGTVLAFALIASAESLFSAAAIDRMHDGPRTDYDKELVAQGVGNTICGALGALPMTAVIVRSAANVQAGATTALSRVAHGMWLLLFAALLPAAIGIIPLAALAGILVHAGCKLVPAREFGPLWREHRGEAVLLAVTALAIVVTNLFEGVVLGLLLAVVKSAWETSHVQLSTHQLTGGRVVVTLTGNATFLRLPRILEQLEKLPQDQAMELDLSGLRHLDHACRVALENWARRHNDAETDPVTIRR; the protein is encoded by the coding sequence GTGATCTCCGCGAAGGAACTCAAGAACCCCCAGGTCGTTCGACGTGACCTACTGGCCTCGATCGTCGTCTTCCTCGTCGCGCTGCCGTTGTGCGTCGGTGTCGCCGTCGCCTCCGGAGTCCCGGCCGAACTGGGCCTGGTCACCGGTATCGTCGGCGGGCTCGTCGTGGGCCTGATGCCGGGGAGCAAGCTCCAGGTCAGCGGGCCCGCCGCCGGACTCACCGTGCTGGTCTACGAGGCGGTCAAGGAGTTCGGGCTCGGCACGCTGGGCCCGATCGTGCTGGCCGCCGGACTGCTCCAGGTGGTGCTGGGCGCGGCCCGCTTCGGCCGCTGGTTCCGCGCCATCTCCGTCTCCGTGGTCCAGGGCATGCTCGCCGGGATCGGCCTGGTCATCGTGCTGGGCCAGCTGTACGCCCTGGCCGACACCGAACAGCCGGGCAGCGGGCTGTCCAATCTGGCCGGACTGCCCGGACTGGCCGTCGAGATCGCCACCGACGGCGAGGCCCTGACCGCCTTCGGACTGGGCGCCGGGACGATCGCCGTGCTGCTGGTGTGGCCGAAGCTCCCGGCCGCCGTACGGGTCGTGCCCGCGCCGCTGGCCGCGGTGGGCCTGGCCACCGCCGCCGCCTACCTGGCCGGGCTGCGGCCCCTGGTGGCCGATGTGAACGGGCTGCTGCACGCCATCGAGCTGCCGGGCGGCGCGGAGTTCGGACGGCTCGCCGAAGTGGCGGTCATCGGCACCGTCCTCGCCTTCGCCCTGATCGCCTCCGCCGAGAGCCTGTTCAGTGCGGCGGCCATCGACCGGATGCACGACGGGCCGCGCACCGACTACGACAAGGAACTGGTGGCCCAGGGCGTCGGGAACACCATCTGCGGGGCGCTCGGCGCGCTGCCGATGACCGCGGTCATCGTCCGCAGCGCCGCCAACGTCCAGGCCGGGGCGACGACCGCGCTCTCCCGGGTCGCCCACGGTATGTGGCTGCTGCTGTTCGCCGCCCTGCTCCCGGCGGCCATCGGCATCATCCCGCTGGCCGCCCTCGCCGGAATCCTCGTGCACGCCGGGTGCAAGCTGGTGCCCGCCAGGGAGTTCGGGCCGCTGTGGCGCGAGCACCGCGGGGAAGCGGTCCTGCTGGCGGTCACCGCGCTGGCCATCGTGGTGACCAACCTGTTCGAGGGGGTCGTGCTCGGTCTGCTGCTGGCCGTGGTCAAGTCGGCCTGGGAGACCTCGCACGTACAGCTCTCCACCCACCAGCTCACCGGCGGCCGGGTCGTGGTGACGCTCACCGGCAACGCCACCTTCCTGCGGCTGCCGCGCATCCTGGAGCAGCTGGAGAAGCTTCCGCAGGACCAGGCCATGGAGCTGGACCTCAGCGGCCTGCGCCACCTCGACCACGCCTGCCGGGTTGCGCTGGAGAACTGGGCGCGGAGACACAACGACGCGGAGACCGACCCGGTGACGATCCGCCGCTAG
- a CDS encoding DUF2267 domain-containing protein has protein sequence MIHEPRNAGAPQDATWDRLLEKIRYDGAYPTRERAEDTLRAVLTALGRQVTGDERVALAAALPREAARAFTTEAPALEQLGGAGFVYDLALRTAGTPATARWDAGVVLTAVAGLVGDELVTRLVRRLPPGYALLFGRAELAPAA, from the coding sequence ATGATTCACGAGCCTCGGAACGCCGGCGCACCACAGGACGCGACGTGGGACCGGCTGCTGGAGAAGATCAGATACGACGGGGCCTACCCCACCCGCGAACGCGCCGAGGACACCCTGCGCGCCGTGCTGACCGCACTCGGCCGGCAGGTCACCGGCGACGAGCGCGTCGCCCTCGCCGCGGCGCTGCCCCGAGAAGCCGCCCGGGCGTTCACCACCGAGGCCCCGGCCCTCGAACAGCTCGGCGGCGCGGGCTTCGTGTACGACCTCGCACTGCGCACCGCGGGAACCCCGGCGACCGCCCGCTGGGACGCCGGAGTCGTCCTGACCGCCGTCGCCGGTCTGGTGGGGGACGAACTGGTCACCCGGCTCGTCCGCAGGCTGCCACCCGGCTACGCGCTCCTCTTCGGGCGCGCGGAACTCGCCCCGGCTGCCTGA
- a CDS encoding DUF2267 domain-containing protein, translating to MTLRWEAFLDRVRERGEYETRTEAERAARVVLALLGAHLVGRERAELAARLPETMALILLNPLQAAEPLSPDRFVRATAAWIEGSTEQTALWDVGAVLSVAADAAGDELTRRVLLQLPTGYDALFGHLKNT from the coding sequence GTGACCCTGCGATGGGAGGCGTTCCTGGACCGGGTTCGGGAACGCGGAGAGTACGAAACGCGAACGGAGGCCGAGCGTGCCGCGCGCGTCGTCCTGGCTCTCCTCGGTGCCCACCTGGTGGGCAGGGAGCGGGCCGAGCTGGCCGCCCGGCTCCCGGAGACCATGGCCCTGATCCTGCTGAACCCGCTCCAGGCCGCCGAACCGCTCTCCCCGGACCGGTTCGTGCGCGCCACCGCGGCGTGGATCGAGGGCTCCACCGAACAGACGGCCCTGTGGGACGTCGGCGCCGTCCTCAGCGTCGCCGCGGATGCGGCGGGCGACGAACTCACCCGCCGCGTCCTGCTGCAACTGCCGACGGGGTACGACGCGCTCTTCGGCCACCTGAAGAACACCTGA
- a CDS encoding Hsp20/alpha crystallin family protein: protein MLMRTDPFRELDRITEQLLRPGTWSRPSAMPMDAYREGDEYVVAFDLPGVLPDAIDIDVERNMLTVKAERRPAVNADHVQMELSERPLGAFSRQIVLADTLDTERIDADYDAGVLTLRIPIAERAKPRKITIGGESRRKEIKG, encoded by the coding sequence ATGCTGATGCGTACCGACCCCTTCCGTGAACTCGACCGGATCACCGAGCAGCTCCTGCGCCCCGGCACCTGGTCGCGGCCCTCGGCGATGCCGATGGACGCGTACCGTGAGGGCGACGAGTACGTCGTGGCGTTCGATCTTCCCGGTGTCCTGCCGGACGCGATCGACATCGACGTCGAGCGGAACATGCTGACCGTCAAGGCCGAGCGACGGCCGGCGGTGAACGCCGACCACGTGCAGATGGAGCTCTCCGAGCGTCCGCTGGGCGCCTTCTCCCGGCAGATCGTCCTCGCGGACACCCTCGACACCGAACGGATCGACGCCGACTACGACGCGGGTGTGCTGACCCTGCGCATCCCGATCGCCGAGCGCGCCAAGCCCCGCAAGATCACCATCGGCGGGGAGTCCCGGCGCAAGGAGATCAAGGGCTGA
- a CDS encoding HSP18 transcriptional regulator, with protein MSTRARPEPSEDPVPNAVSFLAASAALRAIDEAVREAHDTDAARGQAPVSERAQALASLQLLREVRERLAGWETGLIEAARAAGASWADLADPLGVASRQAAERRYLRLRPGTAGSTGEQRVRATRDSRAADRSITTWARQNAADLRSLAGQITALPDLPASADLSLDRLRQALGADDAAALVTPLTALHPHLTPGHRKLADRVDSLTRHTSQLRRDTATRRRSG; from the coding sequence GTGTCCACACGAGCCAGGCCCGAGCCGTCCGAGGACCCCGTCCCGAACGCCGTCTCCTTCCTCGCGGCGTCAGCGGCTCTCCGGGCCATCGACGAGGCGGTCCGCGAGGCCCACGACACCGACGCCGCCCGCGGTCAGGCGCCTGTGTCGGAGCGGGCCCAGGCCCTGGCCTCGCTCCAGCTGCTGCGCGAGGTGCGGGAGCGGCTCGCGGGCTGGGAGACCGGGCTGATCGAGGCGGCCCGGGCGGCGGGGGCGAGCTGGGCCGACCTCGCCGATCCGCTGGGCGTCGCCAGTCGCCAGGCCGCCGAGCGGCGCTATCTGCGGCTGCGTCCGGGCACCGCGGGCAGCACCGGTGAGCAACGGGTCCGGGCCACCCGGGACAGCCGGGCGGCGGACCGGTCGATCACCACGTGGGCGCGGCAGAACGCGGCGGACCTGCGGTCGCTCGCCGGGCAGATCACCGCGCTCCCGGACCTCCCCGCCTCGGCGGACCTCTCTCTGGACCGGCTTCGCCAGGCACTCGGTGCGGACGACGCCGCCGCCCTGGTCACCCCGCTCACCGCGCTCCACCCCCATCTCACCCCGGGGCACCGGAAGCTGGCGGACCGCGTCGACTCGCTCACCCGTCACACCAGCCAACTGCGCAGGGATACGGCCACCCGGCGACGGAGCGGCTGA